A genome region from Halichondria panicea chromosome 15, odHalPani1.1, whole genome shotgun sequence includes the following:
- the LOC135348400 gene encoding uncharacterized protein LOC135348400 isoform X8 has product MYMYILMYIVHLLINMAEQDPLHLACKIGHYQTVEALLNHGYNVNGTDDKGITPLVYACGYRHTDIAILLLSRGSRAQVNMQDNDGWSALNVASQNRHSDVVKVLIEKGAQVNIQLNDGRSALMIASQYGHSDVVKILIEKGAQVNIQLNDGRSALMIASQNGHSDVVKILIEKGAQVNMQKNDGWSALMIASENGHSDVIKILIEKGAQVNMQNNDGWSALMIASQNGHSDVVKILIEKRAQVNMQNNDGFSALMIAASQNGHSDVVKVLIEKGAQVNMQDNNGRSALMIASHNGHSDVVKLLIEKGAQVNMQTNNGWSALMIASQNGHSDVVKVFIEKGAQVNMQNNNGWSALMTASRNGHSDVVKVFIEKGAQVNMQNNDGWSALMIASRNGHSDVVKLLIEKGAEVNMQDNDGWPALMIACYNGRKEVARILLDHHADTNIRDRNGKTALSMAIEAKHAEIVELLLPYEHRDTTSSSSTSTDEPPVKRMKIEKGEDDISLSKEVAAVTNTDAFPTQDVQPASPSKQVNIYIKLKSPELSLKVLSMELKTVTDPIQLGVGLGVAQHHLEIIRKNNPQDIGQQQFDLFSFIAKNNIVLGITWERIADTLEELVGMGDLAQEIRKKFINFTQPGLSVVEAELVEVDFFKERISEGLFIFKDKPIGSGAFGTVFRGELNGGCCAVKVLRSVADEIQTQLPTASLASTDSVERFRKECEFFESFRHPNIVRHLATKKYPKTNHLVLALELMDCNLRQYFTPQADKEPIKLSLAIQTSLCHDIASALEYIHSRGVVHRDLCGENILLSCGGETPVAKVCDFGMSKITKNDTRSVSLQAFAHKGFMPPEATDMESSSYNSKFDIFSFGALMVQIVRHLPTIKDGKYRKYELKLINETHPIKELIIDCLNENRDDRPLAAQLKRRLEIRSKYSSINQTVSEEHIGESVVEITNKSKKFSNFGIKISVPENSLPEGIGTCVLHISFELSTDLETPANFELLSSIYRVKCEPKVQFKKPLTLEIQHCASLSSDHQQKLVFARATDQSKKFEILEGGHFPIGERYGSIQLTRFSRLGVFIRKLLGFPTEKMYSALLFRKNLPCHTIDVKCVICRDLATHVQVIREELEEKDRFTKEMDLGQIRFENAVEMELHSENPELWTVDRVLSTLSRDQIEGYSRVLNSNRRLGVVPAIHYRFNLKEMFFSESVNFLLTKTDLDEENHHLTLHICLPRILGRSDSTTQRVTPLATPHTTTQSGGLSAEEHPSKTDQTVEISKLFLTGADIQTIRDSLKNASKDWFDLGLALGMNITDLKDIEDQHANNKRRLTEMVGKRLEVTDPEHPMTWPYICDCLRRPTVARNDVAKEIEDKYVRTATAVAHSATN; this is encoded by the exons atgtacatgtacatattgatgtacattgtacatctaTTAATAAACATGGCAGAACAAGATCCTCTTCATCTTGCTTGTAAGATTGGTCACTATCAGACTGTGGAAGCTCTCCTGAACCATGGATACAATGTGAACGGAACAGATGATAAAGGAATCACCCCTCTCGTGTATGCATGTGGATATCGCCACACTGACATTGCGATACTGCTGCTGAGTAGAGGATCTAgagcacaagtgaacatgcaagATAATGATGGGTGGTCTGCTCTGAACGTAGCAAGTCAAAATAGACATAGCGATGTCGTCAAAgtattgatagaaaaaggagcacaagtgaacatACAATTGAATGATGGGCGGTCTGCTCTGATGATAGCAAGTCAATATGGACATAGCGATGTCGTCAAAAtattgatagaaaaaggagcacaagtgaacatACAATTGAATGATGGGCGGTCTGCTCTAATGATAGCAAGTCAAAATGGACATAGCGATGTCGTCAAAAtattgatagaaaaaggagcacaagtgaacatgcaaaaGAATGATGGGTGGTCTGCTCTGATGATAGCAAGTGAAAATGGACATAGCGATGTCATTAAAAtattgatagaaaaaggagcacaagtgaacatgcaaaataatgatggGTGGTCTGCTCTGATGATAGCAAGTCAAAATGGACATAGCGATGTCGTTAAAATATTGATAGAAAAAAGAGCACAAGTAAAcatgcaaaataatgatggGTTCTCTGCTCTGATGATAGCCGCAAGTCAAAATGGACATAGCGATGTCGTTAAAgtattgatagaaaaaggagcacaagTAAACATGCAAGATAATAATGGGCGGTCTGCTCTGATGATAGCAAGTCATAATGGACATAGCGATGTCGTTAAAttattgatagaaaaaggagcacaagtgaacatgcaaaCGAATAATGGGTGGTCTGCTCTGATGATAGCAAGTCAAAATGGACATAGCGATGTCGTTAAAGTATTCatagaaaaaggagcacaagtgaacatgcaaaaTAATAATGGGTGGTCTGCTCTGATGACAGCAAGTCGAAATGGACATAGCGATGTTGTTAAAGTATTCatagaaaaaggagcacaagtgaacatgcaaaaCAATGATGGGTGGTCTGCTCTGATGATAGCAAGTCGAAATGGACATAGCGACGTCGTTAAAttattgatagaaaaaggagcaGAAGTGAACATGCAAGATAATGATGGATGGCCTGCTCTGATGATAGCGTGTTATAATGGGAGAAAGGAAGTAGCTCGGATATTGCTTGACCATCACGCTGATACAAATATTCGAGATAGAAATGGTAAAACTGCACTTAGTATGGCAATTGAAGCAAAGCATGCTGAAATAGTTGAGTTGTTACTACCCTACGAGCACAGAGACACTACCTCAAGCAGCAGTACATCCACAGATGAACCTCCAGTGAAGCGGATGAAGATTGAAAAAG GAGAAGACGATATTTCACTGTCTAAAGAGGTAGCAGCAGTCACTAACACGGATGCTTTTCCCACACAAGATGTGCAGCCTGCATCTCCATCCAAACAAGTCAACATATACATTAAACTAA AGTCTCCCGAGCTGTCTCTGAAGGTGTTGTCTATGGAACTGAAGACGGTGACTGACCCGATACAACTGGGTGTCGGCCTGGGAGTGGCACAGCATCACCTGGAGATAATAAGGAAAAACAACCCTCAAG ACATAGGACAACAACAGTTCGACCTTTTCTCGTTCATTGCCAAGAACAACATAGTGCTGGGGATCACATGGGAGAGGATTGCTGACACTCTGGAGGAGTTGGTGGGCATGGGAGATTTGGCACAGGAAATCAGGAAAAAATTCATCAACTTTACCCAACCTGGGCTTAGTGTCGttgaag CTGAACTTGTTGAAGTTGACTTTTTTAAGGAACGTATATCGGAAGGCTTATTTATTTTCAAAGATAAGCCCATCGGAAGTGGTGCATTTGGCACAGTATTTAGAGGTGAACTGAATGGTGGTTGTTGTGCCGTCAAGGTCCTTCGCTCAGTTGCTGATGAAATCCAAACACAGTTACCAACAGCGAGTCTCGCCTCAACAGATTCTGTTGAGAGGTTTCGGAAAGAATGTGAATTTTTTGAATCATTTCGCCACCCCAACATTGTTCGTCACCTAGCAACCAAGAAATATCCCAAGACGAACCACCTCGTCCTTGCTCTAGAACTGATGGACTGTAACCTGCGACAATACTTCACTCCTCAGGCTGACAAAGAACCCATCAAGCTCTCGCTAGCAATCCAGACTAGCCTTTGTCATGACATAGCCTCGGCACTCGAATACATCCACTCACGAGGGGTGGTACACAGGGACCTCTGTGGAGAGAACATTCTGCTGTCCTGTGGAGGGGAAACCCCCGTTGCTAAAGTGTGCGATTTCGGAATGTCTAAAATCACCAAGAATGATACTCGAAGTGTATCACTGCAAGCATTCGCTCACAAAGGATTCATGCCACCAGAAGCTACTGACATGGAGTCATCGTCCTATAACTCGAAATTTGACATCTTCTCATTTGGTGCTCTAATGGTTCAAATTGTCCGCCATCTTCCCACTATTAAAGACGGAAAATATCGTAAATATGAATTGAAACTGATCAATGAAACTCACCCCATCAAGGAACTTATAATAGATTGTTTGAATGAGAACAGAGACGATCGACCATTAGCTGCTCAGCTAAAGAGGAGACTGGAAATCAGGAGCAAGTATAGCAGTATCAATCAAACAGTTTCTGAag AACACATTGGAGAATCTGTTGTGGAGATCACTAACAAATCTAAAAAGTTCAGCAATTTTGGAATTAAGATTTCTGTCCCGGAAAATTCGCTACCTGAAGGTATTGGTACGTGTGTCCTACACATATCCTTCGAGTTATCCACTGACCTTGAGACTCCCGCTAACTTCGAACTACTCAGCTCAATTTATCGTGTGAAATGTGAGCCCAAAGTACAATTTAAGAAGCCTCTCACCTTGGAAATACAACACTGTGCGAGTTTAAGCTCTGACCATCAACAAAAGCTCGTGTTTGCTCGAGCAACAGATCAGAGCAAAAAGTTTGAGATCCTGGAGGGTGGACACTTTCCTATTGGTGAACGCTATGGATCCATCCAGCTTACTCGTTTCAGTCGCCTCGGTGTTTTCATTCGTAAATTATTAGGCTTTCCAACTGAGAAGATGTACAGTGCATTGCTGTTCAGAAAGAACTTACCCTGTCACACAATTGATGTGAAATGTGTGATATGTCGGGATCTAGCAACTCATGTACAG GTAATTAGAGAGGAGTTAGAAGAAAAAGATAGATTCACAAAAGAAATGGATCTAGGTCAAATTCGATTTGAAAATGCAGTAGAGATGGAGCTGCATTCAGAGAATCCCGAGCTTTGGACTGTTGATAGAGTATTATCCACT CTGTCCAGAGATCAAATTGAGGGATACTCAAGAGTGTTGAATTCTAATAGACGACTTGGAGTTGTTCCAGCCATCCATTATAGATTTAACCTGAAGGAAATGTTTTTTTCTGAATCAGTAAACTTTTTGCTGACGAAAACCGATTTAGATGAAGAGAACCATCATTTGACCCTACACATTTGTT TACCCCGTATTCTGGGAAGGAGTGACTCAACCACACAGAGAG TGACTCCACtagccactccacacacaaccactcagTCAG gAGGATTGTCAGCAGAGGAGCATCCTAGCAAAACCGATCAAACAGTAGAAATTTCAAAACTGTTTCTGACTGGAGCTGATATCCAAACAATTCGCGATAGTCTCAAAAATGCAAGCAAAGATTGGTTTGATTTAGGATTGGCTCTCGGAATGAATATTACTGACTTGAAAGACATTGAAGACCAACACGCTAATAACAAACGCCGCCTAACAGAGATGGTGGGCAAGCGTCTTGAAGTCACTGATCCAGAACATCcgatgacatggccttacatatgTGATTGTCTAAGGAGGCCTACCGTTGCGCGTAACGATGTAGCCAAGGAAATTGAAGACAAGTATGTGAGgacagcaactgcagttgctcatAGTGCCACCAATTGA